One Telluria mixta DNA window includes the following coding sequences:
- a CDS encoding sensor histidine kinase: MMRLRPRLGTYILALHVPLFGCAALLLPARPLLFVGAEGLLLASLGLGWWLVRQALEPLGYTRRFHELLQDQHYANRLAAPASRELDDLVDTFNTMLAALHRERLAIGEQQGFLDRLLEATPVAVLVFDFDGAISLVNASAGELLGLDRPEGKRLSTWADGDAGYAKNLDARGRTRSRQLAAQLDALPLGESRLLTDPDGRRYRAQRGQFYDRGFARHFVMVEELTAELEDSERATYARLIRVLAHEVNNTVAATGSVLDSLLFYRDQLAERDAGDFATAIVAVKRRNASLGEFIDRFTKVVKMPPPEPRPTDLKAVVDDILWLNREQCSSRGIALGWHRCDAVAPLALDAQLIEQALMNIVKNAMEAIEAAGQAQGTIRVELANEDRRVRLSVVDSGDLLATGPARPLFTPFFTTRKGGQGIGLMFVREVLQRHGCTYSLAPGAPGETRFDIWFDGRVDGSAVHAFKPGTN; encoded by the coding sequence ATGATGCGGCTGCGCCCGCGCCTCGGCACCTACATCCTGGCGCTGCACGTGCCCCTGTTCGGCTGCGCCGCCCTGCTGCTGCCGGCGCGTCCTTTACTGTTCGTCGGCGCGGAAGGCCTGCTGCTCGCGAGCCTGGGCCTGGGCTGGTGGCTCGTGCGCCAGGCGCTGGAACCGCTGGGCTACACGCGCCGCTTCCATGAACTGCTGCAGGACCAGCACTACGCCAACCGCCTGGCCGCCCCCGCGTCGCGCGAGCTGGACGACCTCGTGGACACATTCAACACGATGCTGGCCGCGCTGCACCGCGAACGCCTCGCGATCGGCGAGCAGCAGGGCTTCCTCGACCGCCTGCTGGAAGCAACGCCTGTCGCCGTCCTCGTGTTCGACTTCGACGGCGCGATCAGTCTCGTGAACGCGAGCGCGGGCGAGCTTCTCGGCCTGGATCGGCCCGAGGGCAAGCGCTTGTCCACCTGGGCCGATGGCGATGCCGGATACGCAAAAAACCTCGACGCGCGCGGGCGCACACGGAGCCGCCAGCTCGCCGCGCAACTGGATGCGCTGCCGCTGGGCGAATCGCGCCTGCTGACGGACCCGGACGGCCGCCGCTACCGCGCGCAACGCGGCCAGTTCTACGACCGTGGCTTCGCGCGCCACTTCGTCATGGTGGAGGAACTGACGGCGGAACTGGAAGACTCGGAGCGCGCCACGTACGCGCGGCTGATCCGCGTGCTGGCGCATGAAGTCAACAACACGGTGGCCGCGACGGGCTCCGTGCTCGATTCGCTGCTGTTCTACCGCGACCAGCTCGCGGAACGGGACGCGGGCGACTTCGCGACGGCCATCGTCGCCGTCAAGCGCCGCAATGCGAGCCTCGGCGAATTCATCGACCGCTTCACGAAGGTCGTCAAGATGCCGCCGCCGGAACCGCGCCCGACGGACCTGAAAGCCGTCGTCGACGACATCCTGTGGCTGAACCGCGAACAGTGCAGCAGCCGCGGCATCGCGCTGGGCTGGCACCGCTGCGACGCCGTCGCGCCGCTCGCGCTGGATGCGCAGCTCATCGAGCAGGCGCTCATGAACATCGTCAAGAATGCGATGGAAGCGATCGAGGCGGCCGGTCAGGCGCAGGGCACGATTCGAGTGGAACTCGCGAATGAAGACCGGCGCGTGCGACTGTCGGTCGTCGATTCCGGCGACCTGCTGGCCACCGGACCGGCGCGGCCGCTGTTCACGCCGTTCTTCACGACGCGGAAAGGCGGCCAGGGGATCGGGTTGATGTTCGTGCGCGAGGTGCTGCAGCGGCACGGGTGCACGTATTCATTGGCACCGGGGGCGCCGGGAGAGACGCGGTTCGACATCTGGTTCGACGGTAGGGTGGACGGCTCGGCCGTCCACGCGTTCAAACCCGGCACGAATTGA
- a CDS encoding sigma-54-dependent transcriptional regulator: MESQRRRRVLVVDDDHAVQVSLALLLKQAGFDAACADGPREALAALEGGTFDLVLQDMNFSLQTSGEEGLDLLTRIKAAHPALPVLLMTAWGSIALAVRGVKAGAANFFTKPWDNAQLVDLIEATLDLGTPPAASSRTRAALDARYDFSGIVGEHPKLLKVLETIAQVAATRAPVLILGESGTGKELIADAIHRNSPRKLAPIVKINMGAITTSLFESEMFGHVRGAFTDARDNRKGHIASADGGTLFLDEIGELNRGDQVKLLRVLQDQRYQPVGASRAEQADVRVISATNRELAELVAAGDFREDLFYRLNLITIRLPPLRERRSDIPLLARHIVAHVADSYGLKAVALAPQALDWLAAQPWPGNIRQLKQTLERTLLLAGKDVLTQADFQATSAVDDNVPGTRLGVDGMTLDQVERLMIEQALRQHAGNISRVAKALGLSRTALYRRLERHGLAGADGAA, translated from the coding sequence ATGGAATCACAACGCAGGCGGCGCGTACTGGTCGTCGACGACGACCACGCCGTCCAGGTCTCGCTGGCCCTGCTCCTCAAGCAGGCCGGCTTCGACGCCGCGTGCGCGGACGGCCCGCGTGAAGCGCTGGCGGCACTTGAAGGCGGCACGTTCGATCTGGTCTTGCAAGACATGAATTTCTCGCTGCAGACGAGCGGCGAGGAAGGTCTCGACCTGCTCACGCGCATCAAGGCCGCGCATCCGGCCCTGCCCGTGCTGCTGATGACGGCCTGGGGCTCGATCGCGCTGGCCGTGCGCGGCGTGAAGGCCGGCGCCGCCAACTTTTTTACGAAACCCTGGGACAACGCCCAGCTGGTCGACCTGATCGAAGCGACGCTGGACCTGGGCACGCCGCCGGCGGCAAGCAGCCGCACGCGCGCCGCGCTCGACGCCAGGTACGACTTCAGCGGGATCGTCGGCGAGCATCCGAAACTATTAAAAGTGCTGGAGACGATCGCGCAGGTCGCGGCCACGCGCGCGCCCGTGCTGATCCTCGGCGAGAGCGGCACGGGCAAGGAACTGATCGCGGACGCCATCCACCGCAACAGCCCGCGCAAGCTTGCCCCCATCGTCAAGATCAACATGGGCGCCATCACGACGTCGCTGTTCGAGAGCGAGATGTTCGGCCACGTGCGCGGCGCGTTCACGGATGCGCGCGACAACCGCAAGGGCCATATCGCGAGCGCGGACGGCGGCACGCTGTTCCTCGACGAGATCGGAGAACTGAACCGCGGCGACCAGGTCAAGCTGCTGCGCGTGCTGCAGGACCAGCGCTACCAGCCCGTGGGCGCGAGCCGCGCGGAACAGGCGGACGTGCGCGTGATCTCGGCCACGAACCGCGAACTGGCGGAACTGGTGGCCGCCGGCGACTTCCGCGAGGATTTGTTCTACCGCCTGAACCTCATCACGATCCGCCTGCCGCCGCTGCGCGAGCGGCGCAGCGACATCCCGCTGCTGGCGCGCCATATCGTGGCGCATGTCGCCGACAGCTACGGCCTGAAAGCTGTCGCCCTCGCCCCGCAGGCGCTGGACTGGCTCGCCGCGCAGCCGTGGCCCGGCAACATCCGCCAGCTGAAACAGACGCTGGAACGCACGCTGCTCCTGGCCGGCAAGGACGTGCTCACGCAAGCCGACTTCCAGGCAACGAGCGCCGTCGACGACAACGTGCCGGGCACACGGCTCGGTGTCGACGGCATGACGCTGGACCAGGTCGAACGCCTGATGATCGAACAGGCCCTGCGCCAGCACGCCGGCAACATCTCGCGCGTGGCGAAGGCCCTGGGCCTGTCGCGCACGGCGCTGTACCGCCGGCTGGAACGCCACGGCCTCGCCGGCGCGGATGGCGCCGCATGA
- a CDS encoding ABC transporter permease yields the protein MLRHLLRLTWKRKSRNLMLSLEILLAFVIVFGVAAFGLRYWQLYREPVGFDGTDTWSVQMQMGEAPPKSIAPDVYDTLRRSLLELPEVRAVSFASYAPYTRSTWTTTFASPQTGAAVQTNTIEASDDLPEVLGMRLVAGRWFSTADDGQDARPAVVNRRVAAEMFPGGPALGQRYTSTDYGIKRTFRVIGIVDTFRNQGPLMVPTNFVLMRFTPHTTESRVRTILLRVAPGTPRGFEAKLNQRLKAVRNDWGYQIAPLQSMRASLLKEQLIPLAVAGVIGTFMLVMVAFGLFGVLWQNTTRRIPEIGLRRAIGACAADIYRQIVLEQLLLGSLAMGVGLVLLVQLPLTGALGDTLNWPVFAGAVGLSMGVIYLLSLACSLYPGWRASRLDPAAALHYE from the coding sequence ATGCTGCGCCATTTGTTGCGACTGACCTGGAAGCGCAAGTCCAGGAACCTGATGCTGAGCCTCGAAATCCTGCTCGCCTTCGTCATCGTGTTCGGCGTCGCCGCGTTCGGGCTGCGCTACTGGCAGCTGTACCGCGAACCGGTCGGCTTCGACGGCACCGACACGTGGTCCGTGCAGATGCAGATGGGCGAGGCACCACCGAAGTCCATCGCGCCGGACGTCTACGACACGCTGCGCCGCAGCCTGCTCGAACTGCCGGAAGTGCGCGCCGTGAGCTTTGCCAGCTATGCGCCCTACACCCGCTCGACGTGGACCACGACGTTCGCTTCGCCGCAGACCGGCGCCGCCGTGCAAACCAATACCATCGAAGCGAGCGACGACCTGCCGGAGGTGCTCGGCATGCGGCTCGTGGCCGGCCGCTGGTTCAGCACCGCCGACGATGGCCAGGACGCGCGTCCCGCCGTCGTGAACCGGCGCGTGGCGGCCGAGATGTTCCCGGGCGGGCCGGCGCTGGGCCAGCGCTACACGAGCACCGACTACGGCATCAAGCGCACCTTCCGCGTGATCGGCATCGTGGACACGTTCCGCAACCAGGGCCCGCTGATGGTGCCGACGAACTTCGTCCTCATGCGGTTCACGCCGCACACGACGGAATCGCGCGTGCGCACGATCCTGCTGCGGGTCGCGCCCGGCACGCCACGCGGCTTCGAGGCGAAGCTGAACCAGCGGCTGAAGGCGGTCCGCAACGACTGGGGCTACCAGATCGCGCCGCTGCAATCGATGCGCGCCTCGCTGCTGAAGGAGCAGCTCATTCCACTGGCCGTGGCGGGCGTGATCGGCACGTTCATGCTCGTGATGGTCGCCTTCGGCCTGTTCGGCGTGCTGTGGCAGAACACGACGCGGCGCATCCCCGAGATCGGCCTGCGCCGTGCGATCGGCGCGTGCGCCGCCGACATCTACCGCCAGATCGTCCTGGAACAACTGCTGCTCGGGTCCCTGGCGATGGGCGTCGGCCTCGTGCTGCTCGTGCAGCTGCCGCTCACGGGCGCACTGGGCGACACGCTGAACTGGCCCGTGTTCGCGGGGGCCGTTGGCCTGTCGATGGGCGTTATCTATCTGCTATCCTTGGCGTGCTCGCTCTACCCGGGCTGGCGCGCGAGCCGCCTCGATCCGGCCGCGGCGCTGCACTACGAATAA
- a CDS encoding ABC transporter permease: MLRNYLLTAYKVFMRRKLFTAINLACIVLTLVVLMVISALLDTAFWPTGVEGKSDRLLQVYGMRSETFNDKGLPTNTRTGLLGYKTISRYLMPLQSVERVSAITTTSEVSVYQGDRVSRLDMRRVDANYWKIMQFKLLAGRLPIEDDDRLGRMVAVINATSAHKLFPGSAAVGQRISVDGQAFEIIGVVADVIHINAYADIWAPLATFPSSNYRDEYTGTFAALLLARSPADLPRIRADVERVAKTIQPVGDQIFGKTTFWADTKLDVVARALQGRESHVDSGGSRLLMMIAGGMLVFMLLPALNLVNLNMGRIMERSAEIGVRKAFGATSLQLAGQLVVENVLLCLAGGLLGLACAQGVLWWLEASQLIPYLEVHINPTVFGCGMLLAFVFGLLSGAIPAWKMSRLDPVHALKGAA, encoded by the coding sequence ATGCTGCGTAACTACCTGCTGACCGCGTACAAGGTCTTCATGCGCCGCAAGCTGTTCACGGCCATCAACCTCGCGTGCATCGTGCTCACGCTCGTCGTGCTGATGGTGATCAGCGCCCTGCTCGACACGGCGTTCTGGCCGACCGGCGTGGAGGGAAAAAGCGACCGCCTGCTGCAGGTGTACGGCATGCGCAGCGAGACCTTCAACGACAAGGGGCTGCCCACCAACACGCGCACCGGCCTGCTGGGCTACAAGACGATCTCGCGCTACCTCATGCCGCTGCAGAGCGTGGAGCGCGTCTCGGCCATCACGACGACGAGCGAGGTGTCGGTCTACCAGGGCGACCGCGTGAGCCGGCTCGACATGCGCCGCGTCGACGCGAACTACTGGAAGATCATGCAGTTCAAGCTGCTGGCCGGCCGCCTGCCGATCGAGGACGACGACCGCCTGGGCCGCATGGTGGCCGTCATCAACGCGACGAGCGCGCACAAGCTGTTCCCCGGCAGCGCCGCGGTCGGACAACGCATCAGCGTGGACGGCCAGGCGTTCGAGATCATCGGCGTCGTCGCGGACGTCATCCACATCAACGCGTATGCCGACATCTGGGCGCCGCTGGCCACGTTCCCGTCGTCGAACTACCGCGACGAATACACTGGCACCTTTGCCGCGCTGCTGCTGGCGCGCTCGCCCGCCGACCTGCCGCGCATCCGCGCCGACGTCGAACGCGTCGCGAAGACGATCCAGCCGGTCGGCGACCAGATCTTCGGCAAGACGACGTTCTGGGCCGACACGAAGCTCGACGTCGTCGCCCGCGCCCTCCAGGGCCGGGAGAGCCACGTCGATTCCGGCGGCAGCCGCCTCCTGATGATGATCGCGGGCGGCATGCTCGTGTTCATGCTGCTGCCCGCGCTGAACCTCGTCAACCTGAACATGGGCCGCATCATGGAACGCAGCGCGGAGATCGGCGTGCGCAAGGCGTTCGGCGCCACCAGCCTGCAGCTCGCGGGCCAGCTCGTCGTCGAGAACGTGCTGCTGTGCCTTGCCGGCGGCCTGCTCGGCCTGGCGTGCGCCCAGGGCGTGCTGTGGTGGCTCGAAGCGTCGCAGCTGATCCCGTACCTCGAAGTCCACATCAACCCGACCGTGTTCGGCTGCGGCATGCTGCTTGCCTTCGTGTTCGGCCTGCTGTCCGGCGCGATCCCCGCGTGGAAGATGTCGCGCCTCGATCCCGTCCATGCCCTGAAAGGAGCCGCGTGA
- a CDS encoding ABC transporter ATP-binding protein — MIRLTQVSKTYRTDKVETLALKDIELTVERGEFVALMGPSGCGKSTLLNLIGLLDRPSQGAIDVDGIPIRRYADRQLARLRNRTFGFIFQSFHLIPDLRVIDNVELPLLYRSMSGGERRRLAREALARVGLSARMDHYPNQLSGGQQQRVAIARAIVGQPHVLLADEPTGNLDSRMGAEIMDILLKLNAEGTTIVMVTHDEREASQVGRIVRVFDGQLVQPEHLHAA, encoded by the coding sequence ATGATCAGACTGACCCAGGTGAGCAAGACCTACCGCACCGACAAGGTGGAAACGCTGGCCCTGAAGGACATCGAGCTGACCGTCGAGCGGGGCGAATTCGTCGCGCTGATGGGCCCCAGCGGCTGCGGCAAGAGCACGCTGCTGAACCTCATCGGCCTGCTCGACCGGCCCAGCCAGGGCGCGATCGACGTGGACGGCATCCCGATCAGGCGCTATGCCGACCGCCAGCTGGCCAGGCTGCGCAACCGGACGTTCGGCTTCATCTTCCAGAGCTTCCACCTGATCCCGGACCTGCGCGTGATCGACAACGTCGAACTGCCCCTGCTCTACCGCAGCATGTCCGGCGGCGAGCGGCGCCGGCTTGCGCGCGAGGCGCTGGCCCGCGTGGGCCTCTCCGCGCGCATGGACCATTATCCGAACCAGCTGTCCGGCGGCCAGCAACAGCGCGTGGCCATCGCGCGCGCCATCGTCGGCCAGCCGCACGTGCTGCTCGCGGACGAGCCGACGGGGAACCTGGACAGCCGGATGGGCGCCGAGATCATGGACATCCTGCTGAAACTGAACGCGGAAGGCACGACCATCGTGATGGTCACGCACGACGAGCGCGAGGCGTCGCAGGTCGGCCGCATCGTGCGCGTGTTCGACGGCCAGCTCGTCCAGCCGGAGCATCTCCATGCTGCGTAA
- a CDS encoding efflux RND transporter periplasmic adaptor subunit yields the protein MLEIDLQAARATLERNEKLRSSGLVSGENLLTAQLNVKRTEIQLRQQRALLEATRRTTATNIAAADLQKAILQKQIAQQEQLLDRTRVRAPFGGMLTWLLEEEGASVAAGQLVARVSELNNYRVEATLSDFHARQLAPGQAVRVEQNGEVMAGTVHTILPEIQNGTIKLLVDLAQPRNPHLRNKMRVDVAVVTERRTNVLVVDSGPAFNGRGPQPAFVVHDGVARRTTLDLGAGDGKVVEVAAGARAGERVIVSDTTDFKNRDTIRITH from the coding sequence TTGCTGGAGATCGACCTGCAGGCCGCGCGCGCGACCCTGGAACGCAACGAGAAGCTGCGCAGCAGCGGCCTCGTCTCGGGCGAAAACCTGCTGACGGCGCAACTGAACGTCAAGCGCACGGAGATCCAGCTGCGCCAGCAGCGCGCGCTGCTCGAGGCGACGCGCCGCACGACGGCCACCAATATCGCCGCCGCCGACCTGCAAAAGGCGATCCTGCAAAAGCAGATCGCGCAGCAGGAGCAGCTGCTGGACCGCACCCGCGTTCGCGCCCCGTTCGGCGGCATGCTCACCTGGCTGCTGGAAGAAGAAGGCGCCAGCGTGGCGGCGGGCCAGCTCGTCGCGCGCGTCTCCGAATTGAACAACTACCGCGTGGAGGCCACGCTGTCCGACTTCCACGCGCGCCAGCTCGCGCCGGGACAGGCCGTGCGCGTGGAACAGAACGGCGAGGTCATGGCCGGCACCGTCCACACGATCCTGCCCGAAATCCAGAACGGCACCATCAAGCTGCTCGTCGACCTGGCCCAACCGCGCAACCCGCACCTGCGTAACAAGATGCGCGTGGACGTCGCCGTCGTCACCGAGCGTCGCACGAACGTGCTCGTGGTCGACAGCGGCCCCGCGTTCAACGGCCGCGGCCCGCAGCCCGCGTTCGTCGTGCACGACGGCGTGGCGCGCAGGACGACCCTCGACCTGGGCGCCGGCGACGGCAAGGTCGTCGAGGTCGCGGCCGGCGCCCGCGCGGGCGAGCGCGTGATCGTCTCCGACACCACCGACTTCAAGAACCGCGACACCATCCGCATCACCCACTGA
- the pnuC gene encoding nicotinamide riboside transporter PnuC, with protein MNDTLVLLGFSTTPLELLGFVLSVATVVLTILRNHWGWFFAIVSSATYGVVFFDARLYGDAGLQGVFIAASIWGWWQWLRGAEGKPLPVTRLSGAGWIAALLGWAVGFFALSAFLKAYTDTDVPHMDGFLTAGSLVGQLLTAKKKIENWHTWIVVDILYVGLYIYKGLHLTAILYAVFVVLAVLGLRAWTNAAQDADMPVAEGAR; from the coding sequence ATGAACGATACCCTGGTCCTGCTGGGCTTTTCCACCACGCCGCTCGAACTGCTCGGCTTCGTCCTGTCCGTCGCGACGGTCGTCCTGACCATCCTGCGCAATCACTGGGGCTGGTTCTTCGCCATCGTGTCGTCGGCCACGTACGGCGTCGTGTTCTTCGACGCCCGCCTGTACGGCGATGCCGGCCTGCAGGGCGTGTTCATCGCCGCCTCGATCTGGGGCTGGTGGCAGTGGCTGCGCGGCGCCGAGGGCAAGCCGCTGCCCGTGACGCGCTTGTCGGGCGCCGGCTGGATCGCGGCGCTGCTCGGCTGGGCCGTCGGCTTCTTCGCGCTGTCGGCGTTCCTGAAGGCGTACACGGACACGGACGTGCCGCACATGGACGGCTTCCTCACCGCGGGCAGCCTGGTGGGCCAGCTGCTCACCGCGAAAAAGAAGATCGAGAACTGGCATACGTGGATCGTCGTCGACATCCTGTACGTGGGCCTGTACATCTACAAGGGCCTGCACCTGACGGCGATCCTGTACGCCGTGTTCGTCGTGCTGGCCGTGCTGGGCCTGCGCGCATGGACGAATGCGGCGCAGGACGCCGATATGCCGGTGGCCGAGGGCGCGCGATGA
- a CDS encoding ATP-binding protein: protein MTVARVALLGAESTGKSTLAQALAARYGTLWVPEYLREFVEVNARVPHEDDQPGIARTQRAREELLACDPRVRDFLFVDTTPLMTAVYSRIYWGRVPPDLLALEAGHDYAFTLVAAPDLPWVPDGLQRESEAVRQRVHAQLVDVLDARRIPFALLTGELEARMAQVEALIGPPTRRSRESGNPY, encoded by the coding sequence ATGACAGTTGCACGCGTGGCGCTGCTGGGCGCGGAATCGACGGGCAAGTCGACGCTGGCGCAGGCGCTGGCGGCGCGCTACGGCACGCTGTGGGTGCCGGAATACCTGCGCGAGTTCGTCGAGGTGAACGCGCGCGTGCCGCACGAGGACGACCAGCCCGGCATCGCGCGCACGCAGCGTGCGCGCGAGGAGCTGCTCGCGTGCGACCCGCGCGTGCGGGACTTCCTGTTCGTCGATACGACGCCGCTGATGACGGCCGTGTACAGCCGCATCTACTGGGGCCGCGTGCCGCCCGACCTGCTGGCGCTGGAAGCTGGGCACGACTACGCGTTCACGCTCGTCGCGGCGCCCGATCTGCCGTGGGTGCCGGACGGTTTGCAGCGCGAGTCGGAGGCGGTGAGGCAGCGCGTGCATGCGCAGCTCGTGGACGTGCTGGATGCGCGGCGGATTCCGTTCGCGCTGCTGACGGGGGAGCTGGAGGCGCGGATGGCGCAGGTGGAAGCGTTGATTGGCCCTCCCACCCGTCGTTCCCGCGAAAGCGGGAACCCATACTGA
- a CDS encoding TonB-dependent siderophore receptor, with protein MNRQLKYSILACALMQAYAHVAYAQVQDTRPVAEVVVTGNRFIAVDRASVGGFGEASLFDTPASITAIGRTQMQDLSIRSTTEAMRFDASVADAYNAVGYAEQFSIRGFALDNNYSYRKDGFAIPGDTQIPLENKERIEVLKGLAGLTAGIATPGGIVNYVTKRPTNAPLRSATVEVSERGTLYGTVDLGGRFEDRRFGYRINAAAADLHPYVRGANGDRQFVSAAFDWQITPDALLQLDMDYQRKAQITAPGFQLIQGTTLPTGVSARMLLNDQPWTRPVTTKDSNVGLRFEYKLAPDWLATVSGNKHWFKRDDFTAFPYGCSNEGAGYYPGYCANGDYDVYDYQSTGERKSPWGVQAQVQGKFATGAIRHALTVGASYAERHDSFGDYVYDYVGYSNIWNPLVTPHVAADRVTGPVFERRSDDERALFAQDIVSLTDQWTLHAGLRRVEIKRSEYVPDINGYVHGNDSFLLPSVAVVFSPARDWNVYGAVSHGLQHGGIAPMQTTNENAVLAPQRSRQVEIGAKAALDNGINLSAALFQIRQGLEYTDANNTFVRNGKETHRGIELTAQGKATPALDWSVSLMALNTRQEGTGQASVDGKRVTDVPAFKSTAWVQYAVAAIPGLKLDGTWQYSGKKAFDVENTVFVPDYHVFGMGASYGLKWGTTNVTMRARVENLFDKFYWRDVTPALGGYLLPGAPRTFRASAQFDF; from the coding sequence ATGAACCGTCAACTGAAGTACTCCATCCTGGCCTGCGCGCTGATGCAAGCGTACGCGCACGTCGCCTACGCGCAGGTACAAGACACCCGCCCCGTCGCCGAAGTCGTCGTGACGGGCAACCGCTTCATCGCCGTCGACCGCGCCAGCGTCGGCGGGTTCGGCGAAGCGTCGCTGTTCGACACACCGGCCTCCATCACCGCCATCGGCCGCACGCAGATGCAGGACCTGTCGATCCGTTCGACGACCGAGGCGATGCGCTTCGACGCGTCCGTCGCCGACGCCTACAACGCCGTCGGCTATGCCGAGCAGTTCTCGATCCGCGGCTTCGCCCTCGACAACAACTACAGCTACCGCAAGGACGGCTTCGCGATCCCGGGCGACACCCAGATCCCGCTGGAGAACAAGGAACGCATCGAAGTGCTGAAAGGCCTCGCGGGCCTGACGGCCGGCATCGCCACGCCGGGCGGCATCGTCAACTACGTGACCAAGCGCCCGACGAATGCGCCGCTGCGCTCCGCGACCGTGGAAGTGTCCGAGCGCGGCACCCTGTACGGTACCGTGGACCTGGGCGGCCGCTTCGAGGACCGCCGTTTCGGCTACCGCATCAACGCGGCCGCCGCCGACCTGCATCCGTACGTGCGCGGCGCGAACGGCGACCGCCAGTTCGTGTCCGCCGCCTTCGACTGGCAGATCACGCCGGATGCGCTTCTGCAGCTGGACATGGATTACCAGCGCAAGGCCCAGATCACGGCGCCCGGCTTCCAGCTGATCCAGGGTACGACGTTGCCGACCGGCGTGTCGGCCAGGATGCTGCTGAACGACCAGCCGTGGACGCGTCCCGTCACGACGAAGGACAGCAACGTCGGCCTGCGCTTCGAGTACAAGCTGGCGCCGGACTGGCTCGCAACGGTGTCCGGCAACAAGCACTGGTTCAAGCGCGACGACTTCACCGCCTTCCCGTACGGCTGCAGCAACGAGGGCGCGGGCTATTATCCGGGCTACTGCGCGAACGGCGACTACGACGTCTACGACTACCAGAGCACGGGCGAGCGCAAGTCGCCGTGGGGCGTGCAGGCGCAGGTGCAGGGCAAGTTCGCGACCGGCGCAATCCGCCATGCGCTGACCGTCGGCGCGTCGTATGCGGAGCGCCACGACAGCTTCGGCGACTACGTCTACGACTACGTCGGCTACAGCAATATCTGGAACCCGCTCGTGACGCCGCACGTCGCCGCAGACCGCGTGACGGGCCCCGTGTTCGAGCGCCGCAGCGACGACGAACGCGCCCTGTTCGCCCAGGACATCGTGAGCCTGACGGACCAGTGGACCCTGCATGCGGGCCTGCGCCGCGTCGAGATCAAGCGCAGCGAATACGTCCCCGACATCAACGGTTACGTGCACGGCAACGATTCGTTCCTGCTGCCGAGCGTGGCCGTCGTGTTCAGCCCCGCCCGCGACTGGAACGTGTACGGCGCCGTCAGCCACGGCCTGCAGCACGGCGGCATCGCGCCGATGCAGACGACGAACGAGAACGCGGTGCTGGCCCCGCAGCGCTCGCGCCAGGTCGAGATCGGCGCGAAGGCCGCGCTGGACAACGGCATCAACCTGTCGGCCGCACTGTTCCAGATCCGCCAGGGCCTGGAGTACACGGATGCGAACAACACGTTCGTGCGCAACGGTAAAGAAACGCACCGCGGCATCGAGCTGACCGCGCAGGGCAAGGCGACGCCGGCGCTGGACTGGAGCGTGTCGCTGATGGCGCTGAACACGCGCCAGGAAGGCACGGGCCAGGCGAGCGTCGACGGCAAGCGCGTGACGGACGTCCCCGCGTTCAAGTCGACCGCATGGGTGCAGTACGCCGTGGCGGCGATCCCGGGCCTGAAGCTGGACGGCACGTGGCAGTACTCGGGCAAGAAGGCGTTCGACGTCGAGAACACCGTGTTCGTGCCGGACTATCACGTGTTCGGCATGGGCGCGTCGTACGGCCTGAAATGGGGCACGACGAACGTCACGATGCGCGCACGCGTGGAGAACCTGTTCGACAAGTTCTACTGGCGCGACGTGACGCCGGCGCTGGGCGGCTATCTGCTGCCGGGTGCGCCAAGGACGTTCCGGGCGTCGGCGCAGTTTGATTTCTGA